Genomic segment of Syngnathus acus chromosome 10, fSynAcu1.2, whole genome shotgun sequence:
gcatgtgtgtgagtgtgtgactCTCGCACATATCTCTTCCCCCGAGAGGCCTCCGGGGTCAAACCAGTTAGTGTTGTCACACTGCGGCCTCGCCATGTTTGTTTACTTGGCACGTTTTTGTGAATTTTATGAATTCACTGCGAGCATGCGTGTCACCacacgtgtttgtgtgaataACGTACTTGTGTGTAACACGGTAAACTGCTtcaggcgcacacacacacagcccatTTACAGGGCAAGAGTCCAAAACGTCTCGCACCGGCCGAGAGATGGCGACGGCGTGACCCGCTTGACCCGGATGTTTCTCGCTTCCCTCCCACGCAGGGTTCGAGTTTCCACGCCTCGCGGAGACAAAAGTACGGCAACGTGTTCAAGACGCACCTGCTGGGCCGCCCGCTGATCCGTGTGACGGGCGCCGAGAACGTGCGCAAGGTGCTGATGGGCGAGCACACGCTGGTGACGGTGGACTGGCCGCAGAGCACCGCTGCCCTGCTCGGACCCAACTCGCTCGCCAACAGCATTGGCGACATCCACCGCAAGAGGAGGAAGGTCAGTACGCAGTAccgacctttttttttttttttttttttttttaaaatttgacctATAAAAGTTTGCGCAACACAAATTTTTACCATGAGTAATACCTTATGATGATAATTTATAACTATGGCCTTTCAgaaaaaatccacctgttgtGAACCTATCCcataattcataaatattacttAAGATTACTATAtcatgtaataataataaaaataataatatatatatcacaatagtaataataaaatgataataatataattatatattacaataatattgataataataataaaaatgataattataataataattgatatTATGACGATGATGAAAGCTTGAtgagctgaagaaaaaaaagtcagatttGGAATCAGTGCTAAAATATATCTATAAAAGTTTATTCTGCTTCAAAATAATGTCATAAAATGATATTTGAAGCCGGACTCAATTAGGTCATCTCCTCCAGCCAATTTCTAAccggcaaacaaaacaatgtggCCGTCATTTTGGGTGTTGTGGGCGAGTCACTCCTCAGGTCGTGACTGTGCACCACTTAATTCCTCCCTGACGCCGCCTATTATCTCTCTTTCCGCCATCTTTTCCTCACCAGGACCATTTCAGGTAATCAGCCACTTAGCGCCATTATCCCCTCGTCCCTGGGGCAAATATCTACCTTGCTCACACTCACGCGCAATCCAGTGCATTTCCTGTAAATCGCCCTCTCGCGTTCTCCCACCGGGTCCTGGAGGGGGGCGGGCGGGGTGGAGGACGGCGAGGCCGCGAGAGGTCGGCCGGGTCGATTTTGGGCTGTGATCGGGCCGGCACAATGTGTGACCTCAGCTTTCCGAGTGGGGTTAACGTTTCAAACtcgggtttcaaactagggttaggcttTCAATTTAAGTTTCTGATCTGGGCTCCCGACTCCCCGGAGATTCCCCTTGCGCTAACCTCGTGTAATGACCCTTGATTAGGAAGGCACAAAGAGGGGCAttctgcgggggggggggggggggggggggggcaccgacacacacgcacgcgcagcGACCCGCTCGGCGAAAGACGGCAGACCCGAGACGGAAAAGCTGGCGACGTGCTTGAATTTGGGAGCAGCTCAGAGAGGCTGCTGCACCTGCAGGCCTGGAGCCAGTAGAGGGGGCTGCCACGTGAGACGCAAACTAGTGCGCTCACACACGCGGGCGTTCTAACGGAGCGTGGCCAAGTCCGCTGTGCCATTGCAGAAGAGAGAATGGAAGCTGGGGAGGAccattttgtgtgcgtgtgtccttGTGGACCAGTAGGATTGATTTCAATTCACGTAAAGCACTTTGCGCTATATAAATCaagtttgattgattgattgattgattgattggagTTATTTAGTAAAGTAGAATATAAAAGCAGGGGAGTCGGTAGAGACTACAATATAGAAAGAGGGGATCGTGGAAGTTTGGGTGAAGGCAGGAGCGAGGGAAAAGAAGGCCGGCGAGAAGAATAAAGGAGTCTTTACATGTTTGAGGAACCAGCAGCTCACAGCACTTAAAGCACATAATTTAAGACATATGGACGTTATTAGGACcactgtgtctgtgtgtcgcTCACTACGccgtgctgtgtgtgtgtgcgtgtgccgCGGGCTACAGAAAGACAGTCACGTTTTTGTGGCGTAGCAGAATGACTCTTGAACAATTAACACCCCCCGCCCTGCACCCGAACTACACCCCTCTCTCGTGCCAAGTTTAGAACGTCCCAAAATGTCGCAGATGCCCAATTTAGACaattcaaacaaacatttgtgtgttttttttccaaacctgGTATAGTTGCGGCGGCAATCTCGTCTGGACCGTCGCGCCAATTGTGCTCACTGGGGTGCCGGTCGTCACATGATCACGTTGTGGCGGCGTCATCTGGAGAAGTCAAATACAATAGCAGACAATGTTATTTCACATTCTGTAAAACCATTAGCATGTGGCTAATGCTACACGTCGGTTAAAATTAGTTATTATATGTAGGAGACCTGCATGAGAGTTAAAgagttaaaataaattaatgacataaaaatggtaaacaacaaaacaccaaaagaatgcaaaatgtCATGCTGCGTCTAAAGACAAAGAATAAAACGGAAAAGGTTTGACTAGCTAACGCCAGTAGCGTCTGGTCTGCGGACCTGAAGTACCGGGCAGGCAAGAttgaaagacaaataaaagtaTCTTAAAATGAAGTCTCAAATGTACAAGGAGGCCAGAATTCGAGTTTTGTGCTCCCTCCTACGAGCTCCAGTTAGGAGGTGCGAAACAGCATTTTGTTGTGGAATAAGACATTCACTGCCAGCACAGTAGatgtttgacgtctatagccgtcaatggcagtgaatgagttacacaaaaaaaaaaaaaaaaaagatttaacaACAGCACCAATTTGCCGTTCCGATTTTCAATCTCCTGAATAGATTTTattgattgaaaagaaaatcatccaTCAAGCAGGAACTATCCCCCACAAGCACAAACACGCCCCAAGAGTCTAATCCATCATGTGTCATGAAGTCATCTCGGGAGATTTGTGACAATGTACAGAAATGAATCCCCGATGGTATAAATTTCCCATCAGCATTTTTGTCTGCGTCAAATAACAAACGTGTAAATCATCTCGCCGCATAAACAACGTTGCGGTTGTGCTGACTCCAGGGAGATTACGCGCCCGTGACGccgcatggggggggggggaatggcCGCCATCAACCGACCGCTTCGTTAACGTTGATCCGTTTTGATTCATGCAGGTGTTTGCCAAAGTGTTCAGCCATGAGGCCTTGGAGTCGTACCTGCCCAAAATCCAGCAGGTGATTCAAGAGAGCTTGCGAGTGTGGAGCTCCAACCCCGAGCCCATCAATGTCTACAGGTAAaacccgccccgccccgcccctgACACGAGCGGCGCCGGCGAGTGTCCTGAGTGGAATTTCTTGCGTCTTCCCTCAGGGAGAGCCAGAGGTTGTCCTTCACCATGGCCGTGAGGGTGCTTCTGGGATTTCGGGTCTCCGAGGAGGAGATGAAGCACTTGTTCTCCGCCTTCCAGGACTTTGTCAACAATCTCTTCAGCCTACCCATCGACATGCCCTTCAGCGGCTATAGGAAGGTACGTGGGCCCAATCTCGTGCCGTGAGAACTACCACAACTCAAAGTGATTTTGGCATTTCCTCATGTTCAGGGTCTGCGAGCTCGCGACAAGCTGCAGAAGAGCATCGAGAAAGCCATCAGGGAGAAGCCGCTGTGTACGCACGGCAAAGACTACAGCGACGCTCTGGACGTCCTCATGGACAGCGCCAAGGAGAACGGCGCCGAGCTCACCATGCAGGAGCTCAAGGTTGGACCCAAAGTTTTTCACGAGACGCACATGAGCGCACTTGTCACTCATCAATCATCCGAGCTAGAGCGAGAACATGAGACAGACACGCACAGAGTAGCGTCGGGGCACACCCTCTGTTTACCTATTCAAGTCATTCCGAGGAATTCTGTGGAAACTCAACTCGCTCTCTCTCCATGTGGTTTCTGGGTTAAGTCCAGGGCCAAAAATAAGTCAACACTCCCCCTGGAGGGGTCTGAAAGAGGCCTCctgtacacacacattcacgcacataaacacacacagacggaAAGTGAACTGGGGAGGCCCTGTCGCGCACACGCAAGAGCCTCCGTGTTATTTATTCCACTGGCCGCTTCTTCCCGCCAACAAAATTTGTCAAGAGCTCATATTTGCGCATTGTTACAGGAGTCCACCATCGAGCTGATCTTCGCCGCCTTCGCCACCACGGCCAGCGCCAGCACCTCCCTCATTATGCAGCTCCTGCGCCACCCGCCGGTCCTGGAGCGCCTACGGGAGGAgctgagggggcggggcttcctCCATAACGGCCGCCTGTGCCCCGAAGGCGAGTTGCGTCTGGACACCATCGTCAGTCTCAAGTATCTGGACTGCGTCATCAAGGAGGTCTTGAGGCTCTTCACGCCCGTCTCAGGGGCTTACCGGACCGCCATGCAGACCTTTGAACTTGACGTGAGTGTGGAACGTGTCACCAGTGATTCGGCCCTGAGATGCAAGTCAgcccttttgattttttttttggtcttgcGGCTTGCAGGGGGTGCAGATTCCAAAAGGCTGGAGCGTGATGTACAGCATCCGAGACACCCATGACACGTCGTCTGTCTTCAAGGACGTGGACGCCTTCGACCCCGACCGCTTCAGCCAGGAGCGCGGCGAAGACAAAGAGGGGCGCTTCCACTACCTGCCCTTCGGCGGCGGCGTGCGTTCCTGCCTGGGCAAGCAGCTGGCCACGCTCTTCCTCCGCCTCCTGGCCATCGAGCTGGCCAGCACCAGCCGCTTTGAGCTGGCCACGCGACACTTCCCCCGCGTGATCACCGTGCCCGTGGTCCACCCGGTGGACGGGCTGAAGGTCAAGTTCTACGGCCTGGACTCCAACCAGAACGAGATCATGGCCAAGTCGGAGGAGCTGCTCGGAGCCACCGTGTGAAGGCGTCGATGGGGGCGATTGAAGGAGGGAAAAGAAGGACGCCACATTTTCGGACTAAtaggaacatttttttttcatctcctgTTCCGACGGAAGAGGAATAAGCTGCCATAAGGATTCTGCTCTCAACTTAACAAAAAAGTGATGGAATATCTTGGGAATGCATCGAGGGGTGCCGGGGAAATGAGGTGTTAGGCAAGGTGGATCAAACAGGGTATCGGAGAACAGGAAGCAAAGGCTTTGGGGAATTTGCTTCATCCAAATTGGTCAATCATCGGAGCAGGGTAAACAGGGGTGACAAAGATCCAGTCGTCcggacgcaaaaaaaaaaatcaaaagtaaaatgTGAGCTAAAGTGTCGAGTTCAACTGCATTCCCAATGACTGAAAATCACCTCGGTCTGGCTTCGGAAATGCCTTTGGAAAGTTCGCTGCCTCCCAGCCTCCCCATTGGCTAAATCTCCCCGCCTGCTCATTTCCGACATTATTTCATTGGAAAGTCGCCGAAGAGGGAGCGCGTCGGAAGCAAACGAGCACCCGCTGCTTCCGATGTACATCGCTCACAGCTAGCATCGCAAACACCGGCGAGTGATGAACACAAAAATGGCCCACTTGACATGTAAACGCTGCTCGTCCTTGTCTTGTCGTCGTGTTCGTTCTTGAATGTCGCTCCCGCTTTGATGCTCCTCGCAAGCACGtcgataaaaataaaagaaaatcattccATCCCGGCGTCCCTCAAACCAACCAAAAGCCCGAGCGGCGCGGACCAATGAGGTTTGAGGGGCGGGGCACGGGGAACGACCAATAGCGTGGCTCGCCGTCCTGTCTTAACACACCACTGACTTGTTCAGGAAAACACATGACGAGTATTCTCTTTGCTGCTTCTTTGTGGACGTCGTCTCACGGAGACGTTGAGATGTCCaaacgtgtttgtttttgtcaaactCACTTTGTCTCACGAGATACACGTTAGTGAGCGCGAGCTAGCTAACTAGCTTGCTAGCGCAATCAATGAAACTAATCAACGGTCAAGTACGTACAGTACACACGCGTCAGTATCTAATTTGAAGGTCTGCATTTTGTAtaaatcaacacaaaaaaaaacagcgttCACATGCTACTGTTTGAAATCGTGTCATACTCAAGCAAGCTCGCAAAccgcgggaaaaaaaaatcagctatCGACTAATAACCTAACATTATaatgttattattgttgttctaCTTTTTATTCTACCACAGAGTGATTTTAGTTTTGAGccgaaatgaaaaaaaaaggaaaatactgGATTTCTATAGAATGTTATGTATTTCATTTACATTGTGTACACATTGTTTATAGTGTTAATTGATTCCTGTCATGATGTTTTGTTATTCAAGACTTATTATCGCTGCTTTTGCTATTAATTATGGAAAAAACGCAAAGCACTTGGGGGTAAGACTATTTTTTAAGGGCCAGGCGACTACGTTTCTTCTTTCCTGAACGTCCTGTACATAttttggatttcttttcataggAAATATTGTGTTGCTTAGCTGCATTACGAATGTCTTCTTTCTCGGTTGTTTTTGTAACCGTGATGGTTTAAATGTACTCCTGCAATAAACtatgtagttaaaaaaaaaaaaaagtctgtgaAATTAATTCAATTCAGAATATTCCAAAAATGATGTTCTACATTTAAGACCGAGCGTGTTTGAAATGAACTCGTTTTAGTGGCGACCCCCGGTGTGACGGGAATGATGCAAGAGGATTCCTGAAGTTTTAAGACTCTTGCTGGGCAAAGGTCAAGGTGAATCAAACGGGTCACTAGCGCAACATCGCTCTCGTTCTCTCGCTGACTCGCATACGCTGGCAAGCGGCAAACGTGAGGTCCAAGGTCAGGTCGGCTGCGGAAGTTTTTTCCCCAGCTTTCTTCCATTTTGAAGaagggaaacacacacacacctacacacacttCAAAGATGTGCGCTAAGTGCTTCAAGATGACGAAACCGCACGTCCTCACACGTGACATCCGACACCGGCTAGCAGGAAATGATCAGTGATCGCTGTTGCCGTAGCAACCAGAGTGCCGACGCTTCCGGGAAAGCGAAAGCGGAGCTCCTCGTCTCCGATGGCTTTGCTTATCGTCTCGCCGTGACCTCACagcggcaaaaaaaatcaatcaagaaCAAGCTCGTATTGACCAGCGGGCCGCTTCTGGCATTCGGACGTGTTTACGCGAtgctgtgatgtcatcgcaCTCGCTCACCGGCGGCATCGGCGGAACAATGGCTTCTTTCTGTCCGACATTTGTCGGCGCTTTGGGTGCATACTTACATGGACACTCAAAGTGGGCAGCGGATTTGGGCGTCAAAGCACTTTGTGAACGTGCATGCAAACTTGAAGGCCTCTGCTCCAAAATAGATCCTCCatcactgattttttttttttctccttgaaGGTTTCATTTGCCAGTTCAACGGTCGTACAGAATCGTTTTGTTTCCACAGAGCTCGCTTCGACTCAATAAAGCGAAAGACCGGATCCAAAGCCTACAGTGGCGCTGGCCGAGGATTCCCTCTGGCGCGTCTGGCGTTGTTTTCACGAGCTATCTAATTGCAAGCTAGCGTCAGAGGGAGGAGAAAATGACCAGCAGACACCAAACGCACGGCGGCTCGACGCGCTCCGTTacgagagaagaaaaagtttTCTGTCCTCCGCATGAATCTGTCTGGGCTCGTATGGATGGATTAGATTTCAGGACGTAGCCAAAATCGCCGCAGCTGGCTGAGGTCGGGGCATGGCTCATACCGAGAGTGAGTCACTGATCACTTGCTTTGTCTCTGATGGATTTCATTTTGGCCCGTATCAGCTGACAGCCCACACAAACATTCACCATCAAACCAACAGCATCCAGTACCAGGTCATAAGGTCTGCTACTGAACTCATTTTCTTGACAAAACAACTTCAACAACCAGTTCACAGAACAAGCAGCGCAAATGTGCGTCACTGATTTTTGTCTACAGGCCACAAAAGTAAAGTGAATAAAAAGTGaattaaatacacaaacacacacacacgcgcgcacacacacacacacacacacacacaaatctttCCCAACACTCATGATGGGAACGTCAATATGACCGCAACACGCACAGACACGTCCACAGCCACGGACcagttacgtgtcagaaatatttttgcgtaCCGGCCTTTATAACAAATataacaaacaaatatatataaagcacataaaaataaaactcacctttacgttgaattagtggaagcttgtttctcagaaatcTTCACCAATAATAAAAGGTTTCTTCGCCTTAACAATACGGTTAGCCAATAAGAACGATGCTCTTAGTGTACTCCCATTTGTTGATGTGGTTGCGGTGGCCTTCAGTAATTGCTTCCGTCCTTGTtgttcacgttttttttttctttcaaaaaaaaaaatccaaaggtttgtcttttaatgcaggatgcttggtctccatgtgtcgaagcagttttgaacgctttattgcctcgttagctagcctgtcgccacctattatgcagagtgggcttggctcGTCACCTGTGgagataaatccatattttaagtaggactccagaatttttcttttaaacgcagcttttctttacttagaagtcgtagcctcttcttcttccgtctcttcattgggcttttttccctttccgaagaagctttccaaacatctctgtttcttgctaatttttgctagcttcgcgggctcgaccgaggtgacatgtcacgtgacggGGGACGAAGGTCAAGTGACACAGAtgcaccgacggatgtaattaggagagaatcgccaaatgttttatattttcaaaataaaatcttacTCATTTATGCTAGCTTtacgggctcgactggggaaacatgtcattgaccgggacgagcgtcttgacctgaattaattgatcgtcgataaaatatgtattttatgtaaataaatacatttcagaaatatatttacattagGCATATAGTCAACAAtatttatggttatttttttccctattaTTTTCTTCCATGACATTGGGCCAAGTGGAACTTTTTTGGAGGTGTTCAGTTTAATGTCAACACAGAATTGTGCACTTAGCCCGAAACTGTGCTGTGTACTGCACAAGACAGGACTTGATtgcctgcaacacacacacactcgcacttGCACACACTCACGTCGGCTCTAAATTCTCAACTGGAAACGTTTCTCTTTCTGTTGCTAATTTACACTCGCGCGGCGACCTGCTTGGCTGCTGCTCTGGGCGTCGCGCAAACTGCTGATGTGCTGAGATTTTCTGGCACGCCGCTCGTGTACCACAGCGTgggtgtgcgcgtgcgcgccaAATAAATGGAGGGCTACTAAATGAGCGGTCCTCTCTGCGAGACATTCATCTTAGCgtggtgagagagagagagagcgagagatggGCGAgtccaaaatatttatttcgcTCATCAATCAGCCGGTGGAAagaagtgcgtgtgtgtgcagtgtGTACAAAAAGAACAGCAGGTAGAGCTGAAGGCCACTTTAAGTGGCGGGGCTCAAATTGTTGCccctgtgcgtgtgtgtgtgtgcatgtgtgtgtgtctgtgtgtgtgtctgtctgcagTGGCACTCCAACCGGCATTAACATTTGGGCTTGGGTCTGCCTGCCAAGTGACGTCGTCTTCGGGCTATGCTGCGGTTCTgcttcacgcacacacacacatatagacgcacacacatacacacagacacacttgtGGCGTCATGACAAAGGAGCACGCTGTCGTGATCCATATGAAACCCGAGCTACTGTCAGACGACGACTCCAACTCTGCTTTGTCACCACCATGCGAGTGTGCGCGAGGACGACTTGGCacggtgtgtgcgtgcgtgtgtgtcaccGATGGGAATGTCGACTTTGGTGAGCCGTCGGGGCCAGCAAGGCCTTCCCTGCTGGTCTAAACACGgttcaaaaatatttacattcctCCCAACAATCTTGTGTGTTAATGTGCATGTTAGATTTGCTTCGTCCAATCAAATTCCAAACTGTGTTGCCATGTCAATCGAATTTGCCCACGGCCTTTGGTTATCTTTGACGTAATCTAAACaatcttttttatattttaagtttttgtttttagatcTGCAATCTAGTCATAGTGTGCTGTTATATTGCATTTCGACagtattaaaagaaaaaaaaataatcactgtAGGTTTTGTACTTGGGCGATCCCTCGTGTTGCACCTTTCACACTTTGCTGGAAGATACCAACTGACCAAAACGACCTTCGCTGCCGTTGGCGTACACAAACGTGACTCATTCATTCCTTTCATtcaacacacaaacgcacatgcTGGTGAGCAATGCTGCGGTCACGCGAACCACAACTAAACAGAGCCGAGGCCTCGATGCCGTGACGCGACCTACTATCTGTGGGCGGAAAGGGGCGTGGCCAAATGCATCACTAATATCTTGCTTATGATGACATCACCGCACT
This window contains:
- the LOC119128142 gene encoding cytochrome P450 26B1; protein product: MLFDTFDLLSALAALAACALCVALLLAVSQQLWQLRWTATRDKKCKLPMPKGSMGFPFIGETCHWLLQGSSFHASRRQKYGNVFKTHLLGRPLIRVTGAENVRKVLMGEHTLVTVDWPQSTAALLGPNSLANSIGDIHRKRRKVFAKVFSHEALESYLPKIQQVIQESLRVWSSNPEPINVYRESQRLSFTMAVRVLLGFRVSEEEMKHLFSAFQDFVNNLFSLPIDMPFSGYRKGLRARDKLQKSIEKAIREKPLCTHGKDYSDALDVLMDSAKENGAELTMQELKESTIELIFAAFATTASASTSLIMQLLRHPPVLERLREELRGRGFLHNGRLCPEGELRLDTIVSLKYLDCVIKEVLRLFTPVSGAYRTAMQTFELDGVQIPKGWSVMYSIRDTHDTSSVFKDVDAFDPDRFSQERGEDKEGRFHYLPFGGGVRSCLGKQLATLFLRLLAIELASTSRFELATRHFPRVITVPVVHPVDGLKVKFYGLDSNQNEIMAKSEELLGATV